The following are from one region of the Littorina saxatilis isolate snail1 linkage group LG4, US_GU_Lsax_2.0, whole genome shotgun sequence genome:
- the LOC138965208 gene encoding uncharacterized protein — MFLPVLLFLCGEQDGEEGDGCQRAGGGASGGGGASESFEDKMHDIMDMVMHSKMMDNLKALPSEVMEELKALPGELRESLILHVERRSLVVAGVVVAVVAALLLLGCVWINWCHADHGHYRYVPVSQLEEFMKYQKVGLHASHKHPHAPQHPHTPQPLHQHRPRHRNKHKEGEGAAHGASVTHRKSHAHIANGGP; from the exons ATGTTCCTGCCTGTCTTGCTGTTTCTGTGCGGAGAACAG gatgGAGAGGAGGGGGACGGGTGTCAGCGGGCTGGGGGCGGGGCGAGTGGCGGGGGTGGGGCGAGCGAGAGCTTTGAGGACAAGATGCATGACATCATGGACATGGTGATGCACTCCAAGATGATGGATAATCTCAAGGCGCTGCCCAGCGAGGTCATGGAGGAGCTCAAAGCTCTGCCCGGTG AGCTGCGGGAGTCTCTGATCCTGCACGTGGAGCGGCGGAGCCTGGTGGTGGcgggggtggtggtggcggtggtggcgGCGCTGCTGTTGCTGGGGTGCGTGTGGATCAACTGGTGCCACGCGGACCACGGCCACTACCGCTACGTCCCCGTCTCACAGCTGGAGGAATTCATGAAGTACCAGAAGGTGGGGCTGCACGCCTCGCACAAGCACCCCCACGCCCCCCaacacccccacaccccccagCCCCTTCATCAACACCGCCCCCGCCACAGAAACAAGCacaaggaaggggagggggccGCTCACGGTGCCTCTGTCACTCACCGCAAATCTCACGCCCACATTGCCAACGGTGGACCCTGA